A genome region from Populus alba chromosome 5, ASM523922v2, whole genome shotgun sequence includes the following:
- the LOC118029813 gene encoding sulfite exporter TauE/SafE family protein 3: MAKIKLNQRALATTAMLTCLIFLVQVLMTNMASAERLLKDKEPEASAGKEMSPGYIVKVLHFLFQGGKSSYEPVWPDMKFDWRIVVGTIVGFLGAALGSVGGVGGGGIFVPMLTLIIGFDPKSSTAISKCMIMGASGATVYYNLRLRHPTLDMPLIDYDLTLLFQPMLMLGISIGVAFSVMFADWMVTVLLIILFLGTSTKALFKGIDTWKKETMVKKDAAKQLESESKPEDGAEEDYKPLPSGPVVLPDDEVPLRENIYWKEVALLFYVWAGFLVVQIVQTYFPTCSVTYWILNSLQVPIAASVTLFEAICLCKGTRVIASKGKEITNWKLHQILLYCSCGIIAGMVGGLLGLGGGFILGPLFLELGIPPQVASATSTFAMAFSSSMSVVEYYLLNRFPVPYAAYFALVATISAFVGQHVVRKIIAFLGRASLIIFILALTIFVSAVSLGGVGIANMVEKLENEEYMGFENLCHQS; the protein is encoded by the exons ATGGCTAAAATTAAGCTGAACCAGAGAGCTCTAGCAACTACAGCAATGCTAACATGTTTGATATTTCTGGTTCAAGTCTTGATGACCAACATGGCCAGTGCAGAGAGACTGTTGAAAGATAAAGAACCAGAAGCCTCGGCTGGGAAAGAAATGAGCCCTGGTTATATagtaaaagttcttcattttttatttcaaggtgGAAAGTCTTCTTATGAGCCTGTTTGGCCT GATATGAAGTTTGACTGGAGAATTGTTGTAGGAACAATAGTAGGATTCCTTGGGGCAGCTTTGGGTAGCGTTGGAGGAGTTGGAGGTGGTGGGATATTTGTACCGATGCTCACCTTGATCATTGGTTTCGACCCGAAATCTTCCACTGCCATTTCCAAGT GTATGATCATGGGGGCATCAGGAGCAACTGTATATTACAACCTGAGACTTAGGCACCCAACACTGGACATGCCTCTAATAGACTATGACCTGACACTGCTGTTTCAGCCTATGCTCATGCTTGGAATCAGCATTGGAGTTGCCTTCAGTGTCATGTTTGCTGATTGGATGGTCACAGTTCTGCTTATTATTCTCTTCTTAG GTACTTCTACTAAAGCTTTATTCAAAGGGATAGATACATGGAAGAAAGAGACTATGGTGAAGAAG GATGCAGCCAAGCAGTTGGAATCAGAGTCCAAACCAGAAG ATGGCGCTGAAGAAGATTACAAACCACTTCCAAGTGGTCCAGTTGTTTTACCAGACGATGAG GTCCCTTTACGAGAAAACATTTACTGGAAAGAGGTGGCACTGCTTTTCTATGTCTGGGCGGGATTTCTTGTTGTTCAAATTGTTCAG ACATATTTTCCAACCTGCTCAGTCACGTACTGGATCCTGAACTCATTGCAG GTACCAATTGCTGCCTCAGTTACGCTTTTCGAAGCCATATGCTTGTGCAAAGGGACCAGAGTGATAGCATCCAAAGGGAAGGAAATCACAAACTGGAAGTTACATCAGATTCTACTGTACTGTTCGTGTGGAATAATTGCTGGAATGGTGGGTGGACTGCTTGGTCTAGGAGGCGGCTTCATCTTGGGACCTCTTTTTCTCGAATTAGGAATTCCTCCTCAG GTAGCAAGTGCAACATCAACCTTTGCAATGGCATTCTCATCTTCAATGTCAGTCGTAGAGTATTACCTCCTCAACCGTTTCCCTGTCCCATATG CTGCTTACTTTGCTTTAGTTGCAACGATTTCTGCCTTTGTTGGCCAGCATGTGGTTAGAAAGATAATTGCTTTTCTTGGAAGAGCATCGTTAATTATTTTCATACTGGCTTTGACAATTTTTGTGAGCGCAGTCAGCTTAG GTGGAGTGGGCATAGCAAACATGGTTGAGAAGCTGGAGAACGAAGAGTACATGGGGTTTGAAAATCTTTGTCACCAATCTTAG